A genomic window from Flavobacterium azooxidireducens includes:
- a CDS encoding S9 family peptidase, translating to MKYYASVFAFLLFQTIFSQILSLPEIMKGDEFIGHQPENHRWSIDGSTLYFDWNPKNEKGNSTYFWKKGMKSPQLLQKDISFTEENFEDQKQFNEVFYIQNGNLFSYDKKTKTHKKVIVSSGRISNLQRSDNPKLIFFQQNNNIFQLDLTDFSMIQLTNFKQGKESEKKEKENFLINQQKELFQFVNDQEALKEWNKSKSESNEKAFPKEFFYDKVSMEQLTPSPNGKFVTFRQSDYPTSNPTKVEQFITADGYTKNTNARAKVSTENFSKHKFGIYSVEKDSVAFVSFSNLTGISEFPKYYQEYNDLKDKEKTEKAIVMQAPVFNEDGTLAVFEIRSQDNKDRWIVQLDLNSATITELDHQHDEAWIDGPGIPGYAFSRGTLGFLKDNQTIYFQSEASGFSHLYLMNLKNKKKTQLTKGNWEVRNVKPSIDGKSFYITTNTTHPGNREFYKLDITSQKMTPILTKEGAHEVEISPDEKTLLVRYSSKNKPWELYVADNKPNTTLEQITFSTTKTFDNYPWKSPEVITFKAKDGTDVYARIYEPKPEIKNKAAIIFVHGAGYLQNAHNFWSSYHREYMFHNLLTDLGYTVLDIDYRGSDGYGRNVRTGIYRHMGGLDLEDHLDGKQFLVSQKGINETRVGIYGGSYGGFITLMALLTQPGEFKAGAALRSVTDWAHYNHGYTGNILNFPETDPKAYQKSSPIYFADKLQDKLLMMHGMVDNNVQFQDVVRLSQRFIELGKKDWDLAVYPVESHGFKETYSWVDEYTRILNLFNESLLKKD from the coding sequence ATGAAATATTACGCTTCCGTTTTTGCTTTTTTACTATTCCAAACTATTTTCTCTCAAATATTATCGTTGCCCGAAATCATGAAAGGCGATGAGTTCATCGGTCATCAACCCGAAAATCACCGCTGGTCGATTGATGGTTCTACTCTTTATTTTGATTGGAATCCGAAAAACGAAAAAGGAAACAGTACTTATTTTTGGAAAAAAGGAATGAAATCGCCTCAATTGCTTCAAAAGGATATTTCATTTACAGAAGAAAATTTTGAAGATCAAAAGCAGTTTAATGAGGTTTTTTATATCCAAAATGGCAATTTGTTTTCGTATGATAAAAAAACAAAAACCCACAAAAAAGTAATTGTTTCATCGGGGCGAATTTCAAATTTACAAAGAAGCGATAACCCGAAACTAATTTTCTTCCAACAAAACAACAACATTTTTCAATTGGATTTGACTGATTTTTCAATGATTCAGCTCACCAATTTTAAACAAGGAAAAGAATCGGAAAAGAAAGAAAAAGAGAACTTTTTAATCAATCAACAAAAAGAATTATTTCAATTTGTAAACGATCAGGAAGCTCTAAAAGAATGGAATAAATCCAAATCAGAATCAAACGAAAAAGCATTTCCAAAAGAATTTTTTTATGATAAAGTTTCGATGGAACAGCTTACACCATCACCAAATGGAAAGTTTGTCACGTTCAGACAATCCGATTATCCCACATCAAACCCAACTAAAGTAGAACAATTTATTACCGCCGATGGTTATACTAAAAACACTAATGCTAGGGCAAAAGTATCAACAGAAAATTTCTCCAAACACAAATTTGGTATTTATTCTGTCGAAAAGGATTCGGTTGCATTCGTTTCTTTTTCAAATTTGACCGGCATTTCAGAATTCCCGAAATATTATCAAGAATATAATGATTTAAAGGATAAAGAAAAAACAGAAAAAGCAATTGTGATGCAAGCTCCCGTTTTCAATGAAGATGGAACTTTAGCTGTTTTTGAAATACGAAGTCAAGACAACAAAGACAGATGGATTGTGCAATTGGATTTGAATTCGGCGACCATTACCGAACTCGATCATCAACACGACGAAGCGTGGATAGACGGTCCGGGAATTCCGGGTTATGCTTTCAGTCGAGGAACTTTGGGGTTTTTGAAAGATAATCAAACCATTTATTTTCAATCGGAAGCCAGTGGTTTTTCGCATTTGTATTTGATGAATTTAAAAAACAAGAAAAAAACGCAACTCACCAAAGGCAATTGGGAAGTTCGAAATGTCAAGCCTTCCATCGACGGAAAATCATTTTACATTACCACAAACACAACACATCCAGGCAATCGAGAATTCTATAAATTAGATATCACTTCGCAAAAAATGACTCCGATTTTAACCAAAGAAGGAGCTCACGAAGTAGAAATTTCTCCCGACGAAAAAACGTTGTTGGTTCGTTATTCTTCTAAAAATAAACCGTGGGAATTGTATGTTGCAGATAACAAACCGAACACGACTTTAGAGCAAATTACCTTTTCAACCACTAAAACGTTTGATAATTATCCTTGGAAATCACCCGAAGTTATCACCTTCAAAGCCAAAGACGGAACAGATGTTTATGCTCGAATTTATGAACCAAAACCAGAAATTAAAAACAAAGCAGCCATCATTTTTGTACACGGAGCAGGTTATTTGCAAAATGCTCATAATTTTTGGAGTAGCTATCATCGTGAATATATGTTTCACAATTTGCTGACCGATTTAGGTTATACGGTTTTAGATATCGATTATCGTGGAAGCGATGGTTATGGTCGCAATGTTCGAACCGGAATTTATCGTCATATGGGCGGATTAGATTTAGAAGATCATTTAGACGGAAAACAATTCTTGGTTTCACAAAAAGGAATTAATGAAACTCGAGTTGGTATTTACGGCGGTTCCTACGGCGGTTTTATTACATTAATGGCGTTGCTAACTCAGCCCGGAGAGTTTAAAGCAGGAGCAGCCTTACGTTCAGTGACAGATTGGGCTCATTACAACCACGGTTATACGGGAAATATTTTGAATTTTCCGGAAACCGATCCAAAAGCTTATCAAAAAAGTTCACCAATTTATTTTGCTGATAAATTGCAAGATAAATTATTGATGATGCACGGAATGGTGGACAACAATGTACAATTTCAAGATGTTGTTCGTTTATCGCAACGATTTATCGAATTAGGAAAAAAAGATTGGGATTTAGCAGTCTATCCGGTGGAATCGCACGGATTTAAAGAAACCTATTCGTGGGTAGATGAATACACTCGAATTTTGAATTTGTTTAATGAATCGTTATTGAAGAAGGATTAA
- a CDS encoding GNAT family N-acetyltransferase produces the protein MQLKEITTKAEMLQQLPLIQQLYPEFTEQIYGDLLDEMLPNNYKQLVAYENEIPVGLSGFWVGTKLWCGKYLELDNVIVHPNHRSKGVGKLLTEHLNQKAIDLGCKVVALDAYTNNFPAHKFYFNHGFVPKGFHFVKFLEEKS, from the coding sequence ATGCAACTAAAAGAAATCACAACCAAAGCAGAAATGCTTCAACAATTGCCTTTAATTCAGCAATTGTATCCTGAATTTACCGAACAAATTTACGGTGATTTGTTAGACGAAATGTTGCCTAATAATTACAAACAATTGGTTGCATACGAGAATGAAATACCTGTTGGACTTTCCGGTTTTTGGGTCGGAACCAAATTGTGGTGCGGAAAATATTTAGAATTAGACAATGTGATCGTTCATCCGAATCATCGTTCCAAAGGTGTTGGCAAATTATTGACAGAACATTTAAATCAGAAAGCTATTGATTTAGGTTGTAAAGTCGTTGCTTTAGATGCTTATACAAATAATTTCCCGGCTCATAAATTTTATTTTAACCACGGATTTGTGCC
- a CDS encoding T9SS type B sorting domain-containing protein: MNFSDGLFQVLNDGSMDTPAGCASISDKDGNLLFYTNGRVVWNRNHEIIEDAFYLANEIEDIQTTIIIPKPNDESTYYIFSAKENQVNGLIHSIIRFTPEFPLGYLEEQNILMEREPISRIAAIHHAESNTIRLITFGKEENTAISPRNTFRVYNITENGISAPQVYTQDDQALGPKGTMKISPNGERIAVTDYDNMLIYLYDFNNENNTFSLSKKFSTTPRLGLLINPYGLEFSQNSDVLYYSGNNFVVQVELNPIEEPYLLPLFTVPNAKSMQLARNGKIYIAQGTEDNPSGRISVINKPHLPAEACDFQENAVSLNPNKSTRGLPIFVASFLRNRIIIEDDCVDAIFNFELDAYAPIQSVLWDFGDGTTSTLMNPTHQFSTSGMHFIKATIVINDYPVVLYKDLEVYPLPSLDPNQVLIQCDSDNDGVSFFNLEEIGNKMNNPNPDYEYYFYKTLNDATLDTNQIEGHETYQNQTNPEEIFVKIISLEGCESISNFFIESSYIVLDPIANMYICEDSDNVLNNGEGTFNIGFKEDEIRNLFGIPLSSTVSFFESEQDAQTKANPIEGRYFTTSTTTIWVRIENDDFSCGGIGPIQLIVNDEIVLDIQESYIICDPLIQPAPVLDGGIANNTWIWRNSAGIVLSNSRQFTLTESGNYSVTVTKTQNGIQCTVTKNFSVRNTYTPVFRVVTVDDNQIYVSVTGFSLYEFSINGFNYYGEGTSYTFTNVPPGLYTVYVRDINKCETPISTEVFILSFPKYFTPNGDGENDYWKLSDEVTNLYPDLKIYIYNRYGILLFYMDSNNILNGWDGTFNGKSLPASDYWYSVYFDDGRNMKGHFSLKR, translated from the coding sequence ATGAACTTTAGTGACGGATTGTTTCAAGTACTTAATGATGGCAGTATGGATACTCCAGCCGGATGTGCAAGTATTTCCGACAAAGATGGAAATCTATTGTTCTATACAAACGGCAGAGTAGTTTGGAATAGAAACCACGAAATTATTGAAGATGCATTTTACTTGGCAAATGAAATTGAAGACATTCAAACCACTATCATTATTCCAAAACCTAATGATGAATCAACCTATTATATTTTTTCGGCCAAAGAAAACCAAGTTAACGGATTAATTCATTCTATAATTCGTTTTACCCCTGAGTTTCCTTTGGGTTATTTGGAAGAACAAAACATTTTGATGGAGCGTGAACCAATAAGCAGAATTGCTGCAATTCATCACGCAGAAAGCAATACCATACGATTAATTACTTTTGGAAAAGAGGAAAACACAGCCATTTCGCCAAGAAATACTTTTAGAGTTTATAATATTACAGAAAATGGTATTTCGGCTCCACAGGTCTATACCCAAGATGATCAGGCTTTAGGTCCAAAAGGAACCATGAAAATTTCTCCAAACGGTGAGCGAATTGCTGTAACTGATTATGACAATATGTTAATTTATTTATATGACTTCAATAATGAAAATAACACATTTAGTCTTTCCAAAAAATTTAGTACCACTCCACGATTAGGGTTGTTAATTAATCCTTACGGCCTTGAATTTTCACAAAATTCTGATGTGCTTTATTATTCGGGCAACAACTTTGTTGTTCAAGTCGAGCTCAATCCAATAGAGGAGCCTTATCTCCTTCCTCTTTTTACCGTACCAAATGCTAAATCGATGCAATTAGCTCGAAATGGAAAAATTTATATAGCTCAGGGAACAGAGGATAACCCTTCAGGAAGAATTAGTGTGATAAATAAACCTCACCTTCCGGCAGAAGCTTGTGATTTTCAAGAAAATGCAGTGAGCTTAAATCCAAATAAATCAACAAGAGGATTGCCAATTTTTGTTGCCTCTTTTTTAAGAAACAGAATAATTATTGAAGACGATTGCGTTGATGCAATTTTCAATTTTGAGCTTGATGCATACGCTCCAATACAATCTGTTTTGTGGGACTTTGGAGACGGAACAACATCAACTTTAATGAACCCCACCCACCAGTTCTCAACTTCCGGGATGCACTTTATTAAAGCCACAATAGTCATAAATGATTATCCGGTTGTTCTTTATAAAGATTTAGAAGTATATCCTTTACCATCTCTTGATCCAAACCAAGTGCTTATTCAATGTGATTCCGATAATGATGGAGTATCATTTTTTAATCTTGAGGAAATTGGAAATAAAATGAATAATCCAAATCCGGATTATGAATATTATTTTTATAAGACTTTAAACGATGCAACCCTCGACACCAATCAAATAGAAGGTCATGAAACTTATCAAAATCAAACAAATCCCGAAGAAATTTTTGTAAAAATCATCAGTCTGGAAGGCTGCGAATCAATTAGTAATTTTTTCATTGAATCATCCTATATTGTTCTAGACCCAATTGCCAACATGTATATTTGCGAAGATTCCGATAATGTTTTAAATAATGGCGAAGGAACATTCAATATTGGTTTTAAAGAAGATGAAATCCGGAATTTATTCGGCATTCCACTTTCTTCTACAGTTAGTTTTTTTGAAAGTGAACAAGATGCTCAAACAAAAGCAAATCCTATCGAAGGTAGATATTTTACTACATCAACAACAACAATTTGGGTTAGAATTGAAAATGATGATTTTTCGTGTGGTGGAATTGGTCCAATTCAATTGATTGTGAATGACGAAATAGTTTTAGATATTCAAGAAAGTTATATAATTTGTGATCCTTTAATTCAACCGGCCCCTGTTTTAGATGGAGGAATTGCCAATAACACTTGGATTTGGAGGAATTCCGCAGGAATAGTTTTATCTAATTCAAGGCAGTTTACGTTAACAGAAAGCGGAAATTATTCTGTAACAGTTACAAAAACACAAAACGGAATTCAATGTACTGTAACTAAGAATTTTAGTGTTCGAAACACATATACACCTGTATTTAGAGTTGTAACAGTTGATGATAACCAAATTTATGTTTCGGTAACCGGCTTTAGTCTTTACGAATTTTCAATAAATGGATTCAACTATTATGGCGAAGGAACTTCTTATACGTTTACCAATGTTCCACCGGGTTTGTACACCGTGTATGTAAGAGATATTAATAAATGTGAAACACCAATAAGTACGGAGGTTTTTATACTCAGTTTCCCTAAATATTTTACTCCAAACGGAGACGGTGAAAATGATTATTGGAAACTTAGTGATGAAGTAACAAATTTGTATCCGGATTTAAAAATCTATATTTATAATCGTTACGGAATTTTATTATTCTATATGGATTCTAATAACATTTTAAATGGTTGGGATGGTACTTTTAATGGGAAATCATTGCCAGCTTCAGATTATTGGTATTCGGTTTATTTTGATGATGGTAGAAATATGAAAGGTCATTTTTCGCTCAAAAGATAA